Proteins encoded within one genomic window of Alteribacter populi:
- the cbpA gene encoding cyclic di-AMP binding protein CbpA, translating to MQIKSHYLQKREVRTVNETMSVKETLDFVQKTGFRCVPVLTNSGEFIGNVYKMHLYEYLYRDEKNPMKSVKEIITDQDKVIDEKASFFSVFFTIRQVPYLAVIDEDKKFKGILTHGKILDILENAWAVGHSSYAITLSMEEYKGSLLDIVTTLTKVTDIRSFITLDSDRTFMRRCVVTLPNETTEQDLTKIVRHLESHHFRIIHIENEKTMAK from the coding sequence TTGCAAATCAAATCACATTATTTGCAAAAGCGAGAAGTGAGAACAGTTAATGAAACAATGAGTGTGAAAGAGACGTTAGATTTCGTTCAAAAAACGGGGTTCCGTTGTGTGCCTGTTCTAACGAATAGTGGTGAATTTATTGGAAATGTTTATAAAATGCATCTATACGAATACTTGTATCGTGATGAAAAAAATCCAATGAAATCAGTAAAAGAAATAATCACAGATCAAGATAAAGTCATTGATGAAAAAGCTTCTTTCTTTAGCGTCTTTTTTACAATTCGCCAGGTTCCATACTTAGCAGTAATTGATGAAGATAAAAAATTTAAAGGTATTCTCACTCACGGCAAGATACTCGATATTTTAGAAAATGCTTGGGCTGTAGGTCATAGTAGTTATGCGATTACGTTATCAATGGAAGAGTATAAAGGCTCTTTACTTGATATTGTAACCACGCTTACAAAAGTGACAGATATTCGAAGCTTTATTACTTTAGATAGTGATCGAACTTTTATGAGAAGGTGTGTAGTAACCTTGCCTAATGAAACAACAGAACAAGATTTAACGAAGATTGTTCGCCATTTAGAAAGCCATCATTTCCGGATTATTCATATAGAGAATGAAAAAACAATGGCGAAGTAA
- a CDS encoding DUF3298 and DUF4163 domain-containing protein, which produces MSSQFQLPVGVKSCVYHSGKVTLFYPQVRKLVDPHVQATINDRIYRTVTEIYRDQIQSQTGTLDEMLGNFEIKTNERGYFSIILSNYTYSYPMAHGLTLAKGLTFDTNTGNLYSLSQLFKPNSEYVKVLSKQVSAQIKDRELPLLNGFTSIKPEQDFYLADKALVLFFQLYDITPYYVGFPMFPISIYTLQSLVSDVSPLAKLSIDLV; this is translated from the coding sequence ATGAGTTCTCAATTTCAATTGCCTGTTGGCGTGAAATCTTGTGTGTACCATTCGGGTAAGGTAACGTTATTTTATCCTCAAGTTAGAAAACTTGTTGATCCGCACGTTCAGGCAACGATAAATGATAGGATTTATCGAACAGTCACAGAAATCTATCGCGATCAAATTCAATCTCAAACTGGAACACTTGATGAGATGTTAGGGAATTTTGAGATTAAAACGAATGAGCGGGGCTACTTTAGTATTATATTGAGCAATTATACGTACTCTTACCCAATGGCACACGGACTCACTCTTGCCAAGGGATTAACGTTTGATACGAACACAGGTAACCTTTATTCTCTTTCACAACTTTTCAAACCGAACTCAGAATATGTAAAGGTCTTGTCTAAACAAGTTTCCGCTCAAATCAAAGATCGGGAACTCCCTCTTTTAAATGGATTTACCTCAATCAAGCCTGAGCAAGACTTTTATCTTGCGGACAAAGCATTAGTCCTCTTTTTCCAGCTTTATGACATCACTCCATATTACGTTGGATTTCCGATGTTCCCAATCTCTATTTATACACTTCAATCACTTGTTTCCGACGTTAGTCCGTTAGCCAAACTATCCATTGACCTTGTCTAA
- a CDS encoding GNAT family N-acetyltransferase, producing MLLLQDETNKTKDELIQEKSDLEFQMFRMQENIKKIAKRWHVLGIDQTKEDQWVILYATDDGETCKIMLHDCKTPFHGKWEFSIHAQYTDQNTIHIDDIRGEKNRGFGSVCIRHLKDYAQEQNIQYLVGDIAKRDWDHVDRLVHFYEKHHFQVTLHPVQKSGKIIWNPTQ from the coding sequence TCATTCAAGAGAAATCTGATCTTGAGTTTCAAATGTTTCGAATGCAAGAAAATATAAAAAAAATCGCCAAACGATGGCATGTTTTAGGTATTGACCAAACGAAAGAAGACCAATGGGTTATCCTTTATGCCACAGATGACGGCGAAACATGCAAAATCATGCTTCATGACTGTAAAACTCCATTCCATGGGAAATGGGAGTTTTCAATTCACGCCCAATATACCGACCAAAACACCATTCATATTGATGACATTCGTGGAGAAAAAAATCGCGGATTTGGCTCTGTCTGTATAAGACACCTAAAAGACTATGCTCAGGAACAAAACATTCAATATTTAGTAGGTGATATCGCTAAACGTGACTGGGATCACGTCGATCGTCTCGTACATTTCTATGAAAAACATCATTTTCAAGTGACGTTACACCCAGTTCAGAAATCAGGCAAAATTATTTGGAACCCAACTCAATAA
- a CDS encoding Ohr family peroxiredoxin — translation MSEVMFTSKATAEGGREGHVKSASGVVDHNLVMPKGNNPTTAGTNPEELFAAGYAACFDGALNLMASKASKDIESKIKAEVSLMKDPADDGFMLGVTLNCEIEGVAEAEAEELAHKAHEFCPYSKATRNNIEVVLNVTAR, via the coding sequence ATGTCAGAAGTAATGTTTACATCAAAAGCAACAGCTGAAGGCGGACGTGAAGGACATGTTAAATCAGCAAGTGGTGTTGTAGATCATAATTTAGTCATGCCAAAAGGAAACAACCCGACAACAGCAGGTACAAACCCGGAAGAACTGTTTGCTGCAGGGTATGCTGCCTGTTTTGATGGCGCTTTAAATTTAATGGCTTCAAAGGCAAGTAAGGACATAGAATCGAAAATTAAGGCTGAAGTGAGTTTGATGAAAGACCCAGCAGATGATGGGTTCATGCTTGGCGTCACACTTAATTGTGAAATTGAAGGGGTAGCAGAAGCTGAGGCAGAAGAGCTTGCACATAAAGCTCATGAGTTTTGCCCTTATTCTAAAGCGACTCGTAACAATATTGAAGTGGTCTTGAACGTAACGGCTCGGTAA
- a CDS encoding L,D-transpeptidase family protein, producing the protein MYQHIVQPGETLFSISEDFRTPYAAILQANVIPNPNMIYVGQVIVIPGIPDPNQIPYAITVSISGRTLTLYDNEGVQKVYPIAVGRMLFDTPVGEFVIVNRAPNPGGPYGTMWLSLSKKSYGIHGTNDPSSIGKAVSRGCVRMYNHDVEELAAIVPNGTSVSIRPL; encoded by the coding sequence ATGTACCAGCATATAGTTCAACCTGGGGAGACACTTTTCTCAATTTCTGAAGATTTTCGAACCCCATATGCGGCTATTCTTCAAGCGAACGTCATTCCGAATCCAAATATGATTTATGTTGGTCAGGTGATCGTCATTCCAGGTATTCCCGATCCGAACCAAATCCCATATGCTATTACCGTTTCTATATCAGGTCGGACACTCACACTTTATGATAATGAAGGTGTGCAAAAAGTATACCCTATTGCAGTAGGGCGAATGCTTTTTGACACACCTGTTGGAGAATTTGTCATTGTTAACCGCGCACCTAACCCTGGTGGTCCTTATGGAACAATGTGGCTTTCGTTATCAAAAAAAAGCTACGGGATTCACGGTACGAACGATCCCTCGTCAATTGGAAAAGCCGTCTCCAGAGGGTGCGTACGTATGTACAATCATGATGTAGAAGAGTTGGCTGCAATTGTTCCAAACGGTACATCAGTAAGTATCCGACCTTTGTGA